DNA sequence from the Prolixibacter sp. SD074 genome:
CCATAAGGTAATGACCGGTAGCCTAACTAATCCTAAATTATTTTTCTTTCCTGCCGGATAGCCTCATAGGCTTCATTAACTTTTTGAAATTTCTCTTTTGCGGCTTTCTGTACATCTTCTCCGAGGTAGCTAACTTTATCGGGGTGATACTTTACGGCCATTTTGCGGTAGGCTTTCTTTATTTCCTGCTCGGTGGCTGTTGAAGGTATCTCCAGGACCTGGTAAGCCCAATCGGTACTGGGAACAAACATCGATTCGATGGAACCGTAGTCGGCATCGGATATGCCTAAAAAGTACGCGATGTTTTTGACCAGTACTTTTTCCCGTGGATCAATATCCCGGTCGACAGCTGCTATACCAAACAGAAAATGAATCAGTTGCAGGCGGGAGGGATAGTCCATGTAGCGTTTGATTTGGTGACAAACTTCGGCTACAGGTATATCTTGTTCAAGTAAGCCTTTCAGTGATTTTACTGCTTCGGCAGCTGTATCAACGCCAAAGTTTTGCTTAAAGAAGCTTTTCACGTAATCCAGTTCTGAGCGAAGTACTTTCCCGTCGGCTTTCAAAACAGCGGCCACCAAAATGAGCAGGCTAACTATGTAGTCGCCCTGGGTTGTGGGTCTTTGGCTTTGTGTCCCGTTGTACGGGTGTTGGTACTGATTAACATTCACCTCGGCACTGTCGATTACCGAACCAATAATAAAACCGATTAATCCCCCGATAGGGCCGAGGACACTCCATCCCAGGCCACCGCCAATCCATTTAGCGAATTTTCCCATTGTTTCTAAAAATTTTATCTAATTCAATAACCTGAGGTATCACCAGGCTGGAGTTATCATTTTCAATAATATAGTCGGCCAGCTTCCTCTTTTCATCTTCCGGCCATTGATTACGCACCCTGCTTTTTACTTCTTCGGGCGTTAGTTTATCGCGGTTAACCACCCGGGCAATGCGCATCTCCTCGGGTGCAGTTACCAAAATAACTTCATCCATATCTTTGTAAAAGCCACTTTCAAACAAAATGGCTGCTTCGTAAATAATGTACGGAACGTGACTGTTTACGGTGAGCCAGTGCTTATAATGGGCATGGACCACGGGATGAACCAGTTGGTTCACTTTGTTTAGCGATGATTTTTCAGAAAAGATAAAGCCGGCTAGTTTTTTTCGATTAAGTTTTCCGTTTCCGAAATAGATAGAGGGGCCGAACAAGGCGATTAGTCCTCGTTTGATTTCCTGGTTTTCGTCTTGTAGTTTTTTCGCTTCCGCATCAGCTTCATAAACAGGCGCTCCCAATAATTGGAAGGCATTGCATATGCTGGACTTCCCGCTGCCAATCCCTCCGGTTATTCCGATTTGCTTCATTGATTACTGTTTTTCTTTTCCAGAATAAATTCTACTTCCTTCGGATAATAATCGTACGAGATAACGTTTTGCGGATATTTTTCCATCGTCACCGGAAGTTTTTGACGCGAAGCACTGATGCTGTCATAATCGATGGAAGGATGAAAACTGGCAGCGTTGACTTGATCGTACTGACTAAGGCCAACTTTATACGACACTTTGATTGAAGAAGGGAACGCCTTCAATTCTATGCTGTCAGGAACATCCTTAATGACAAGTGGAATTTCACGGGTGCCTTCCGTTATCTGCTCAACCGGTATATTCAGCACTACGCGCCGTGGAGTGAACTGCAGCTTATCATCCCCGGTTAACGATACATTGCGTTGTACGCTATGTGACAGGTCTTTATATTTCTGTCCTCTTGTAGAGATGAACTTCAGCGTATCCAAAACATCCTCCGGCCCTTTTACCATGACTGAATCTGGTGTGGTATAGGGGGATTGTTTCAACATGTACTGATTGAGCAGGGTGACATTCACTTTCGGCTTGACCGGAAATTTCCGTTGAACAATTGGGTTGAAATTAAAGTAGAGACTGTCCGGGTAAATGTTCAACACCTGTATTTCGTTGCTGATCTGGTTTACTATCATACTACGGTTTGCCTCGGTTGATGCTGAAAAACCGAAGTGGTTGTTTTTTGAAACTTTATGCCTGGTTTTCAGTTCGCTCACATTGATTAAAATGGGCGAGAATGATAATTTGAGCTTGTGACGCAAGAGTGTGAAACCATAGGCGCTCACTGTGCACTCGAGTTTCTGCGGCAATGGTTGCGATAACTTCTGATCGGTAGGAAGATCGATATACTTTACCGGGAAAAAAATTCGGGCCGTATAATTTTTACTAAGGTTGTTTAACGTCCAGAAGAAAGAAGAAATTATAAAGCAGATGAGAAATATAAACAATTTACCGTCCCGGCGAAATGGGTGTTCGTCACGGAAGAATCTCCTGATTTTATATACCCTTGTTCGTATTTCCCTAATCACGGCCAACTAAATTTTTAAAAAAGGCTGGAAGGACCAGCCTTTAATCATTTTTGCTGCGGTGCGTCGCTGATGTCTTTCAGTACAACACTTTTATCTACTTTTACCTTCACATTGGGGGCAATTTCGAGAAAAATGATACTGTCTTTTATTTCAACAATCCGACCATATAATCCGCCGGTAGTTACTACTTTATCGCCTTTTTGCAGTGCTGAGCGAAATTTTTGCAGTTCTTTCTGACGTTTCATCTGAGGTCTGATCATGAAAAAATAGAATACGACCATAATCAGTACCAAGGGAAGAAAGGTCATTAATGGGTTGGTTTTTGTTTGTGCAATAACAAAGAGTAAATTGTTCATCATTTTTTATTTATCAGTTTTTCAAATTGCGCATTCTGTATGCGCGCAGTAACGGCAATATTCTTTTTTAAACCCTTGCGGGTATTAATTTCAATGGTTTTGAATTCGTTTCCCCATTCTCCATCGGTGGTAAAGATAACTTCAATTGTGGATTTTTCTCCCGGTTGAACCGGTTTTTTCGGATATAAAATTTCCAAACATCCACACTCGTTTTTTATATGCGAGATGGTAAGCGGCTCACCACCTGTATTTTCGAAACGAAAAGAGTAGGAGACAACTTCTCCTGCCTTCAGGGCACCAAAATTATGGAT
Encoded proteins:
- a CDS encoding TerB family tellurite resistance protein translates to MGKFAKWIGGGLGWSVLGPIGGLIGFIIGSVIDSAEVNVNQYQHPYNGTQSQRPTTQGDYIVSLLILVAAVLKADGKVLRSELDYVKSFFKQNFGVDTAAEAVKSLKGLLEQDIPVAEVCHQIKRYMDYPSRLQLIHFLFGIAAVDRDIDPREKVLVKNIAYFLGISDADYGSIESMFVPSTDWAYQVLEIPSTATEQEIKKAYRKMAVKYHPDKVSYLGEDVQKAAKEKFQKVNEAYEAIRQERKII
- a CDS encoding DUF1573 domain-containing protein, which produces MSRFTAFVFIATALFLAGCNTQTSQDQKKKNPSDTAAIKQKVAAKFEFRDEIHNFGALKAGEVVSYSFRFENTGGEPLTISHIKNECGCLEILYPKKPVQPGEKSTIEVIFTTDGEWGNEFKTIEINTRKGLKKNIAVTARIQNAQFEKLINKK
- a CDS encoding CdaR family protein, translating into MIVNQISNEIQVLNIYPDSLYFNFNPIVQRKFPVKPKVNVTLLNQYMLKQSPYTTPDSVMVKGPEDVLDTLKFISTRGQKYKDLSHSVQRNVSLTGDDKLQFTPRRVVLNIPVEQITEGTREIPLVIKDVPDSIELKAFPSSIKVSYKVGLSQYDQVNAASFHPSIDYDSISASRQKLPVTMEKYPQNVISYDYYPKEVEFILEKKNSNQ
- the coaE gene encoding dephospho-CoA kinase (Dephospho-CoA kinase (CoaE) performs the final step in coenzyme A biosynthesis.), with translation MKQIGITGGIGSGKSSICNAFQLLGAPVYEADAEAKKLQDENQEIKRGLIALFGPSIYFGNGKLNRKKLAGFIFSEKSSLNKVNQLVHPVVHAHYKHWLTVNSHVPYIIYEAAILFESGFYKDMDEVILVTAPEEMRIARVVNRDKLTPEEVKSRVRNQWPEDEKRKLADYIIENDNSSLVIPQVIELDKIFRNNGKIR
- the yajC gene encoding preprotein translocase subunit YajC — its product is MMNNLLFVIAQTKTNPLMTFLPLVLIMVVFYFFMIRPQMKRQKELQKFRSALQKGDKVVTTGGLYGRIVEIKDSIIFLEIAPNVKVKVDKSVVLKDISDAPQQK